One window from the genome of Azospirillum sp. B510 encodes:
- a CDS encoding carboxymuconolactone decarboxylase family protein, with the protein MLNWNEYRQQVLTGVGEIAKLSPDTVRGYAGLSAAGQKKDLLGAKTRELIALAVAVSIRCDGCIAVHTEAAIKSGATQDEIAEALGVAIALNAGAALVYSTRVMDAYAAHG; encoded by the coding sequence ATGCTCAATTGGAACGAATATCGTCAGCAGGTGCTCACAGGCGTCGGCGAGATCGCCAAGCTCAGCCCCGACACCGTGCGTGGCTATGCCGGGCTCAGCGCCGCCGGCCAGAAGAAGGATCTGCTGGGCGCCAAGACCCGCGAACTGATCGCGCTGGCGGTCGCCGTCTCCATCCGCTGCGACGGCTGCATCGCCGTCCATACCGAGGCGGCGATCAAGAGCGGCGCCACCCAGGATGAGATCGCCGAGGCGCTGGGCGTCGCCATCGCATTGAACGCCGGTGCGGCCCTGGTCTATTCCACCCGCGTGATGGACGCCTACGCCGCGCATGGCTGA
- a CDS encoding GlxA family transcriptional regulator, producing the protein MLTIGFVVFDDFQVMGMAALSAFEMANLVLGRQAYRVEILSEQGGPVRNSLGFSVETRPFADSVFDTTITIGSLRVKPSSPGMLAYLRDAAGVSRRIAGICTGAYVLAEAGLLDGRRATTHWNHARTLQRLYPKVKVEEDRIFSVDGNVWTSAGMTAGLDLAMALVEDDFGARVAKEVARKLVVYLRRPGGQSQFSALLDLEPRSDRVRRALVHAKENLTNELSVEELADAANLSPRQFSRLFRQETGQTPAKAVEHLRLEAARVMMEEGRHSMDVIARETGFADRERMRRAFLRAYGQPPQVIRRSMESDRVPALD; encoded by the coding sequence ATGCTCACCATCGGGTTCGTGGTGTTCGACGACTTCCAGGTGATGGGGATGGCCGCGCTCTCGGCCTTCGAGATGGCGAATCTCGTGCTTGGCCGGCAGGCCTACCGGGTCGAGATCCTGTCGGAACAGGGCGGCCCGGTGCGCAATTCGCTGGGCTTCTCCGTCGAGACCCGGCCGTTCGCCGACAGCGTCTTCGACACGACCATCACCATCGGATCCTTGCGGGTCAAGCCGTCCAGCCCTGGAATGCTCGCCTATCTGCGCGACGCCGCCGGGGTCTCGCGCCGGATCGCCGGCATCTGCACCGGCGCCTATGTGCTGGCGGAGGCCGGGCTGCTCGACGGACGCCGCGCCACCACCCATTGGAACCACGCCCGGACCTTGCAGCGCCTCTATCCCAAGGTGAAGGTGGAGGAGGACCGCATCTTCAGCGTCGACGGCAATGTCTGGACCTCGGCCGGGATGACGGCGGGCCTCGACCTCGCCATGGCGCTGGTCGAGGATGATTTTGGCGCGCGGGTCGCCAAGGAGGTCGCGCGCAAGCTGGTGGTCTATCTGCGCCGTCCCGGCGGCCAGTCGCAATTCTCCGCCCTGCTGGATCTGGAGCCGCGCTCCGACCGCGTGCGGCGGGCGCTGGTCCATGCCAAGGAAAATCTGACAAACGAGCTTTCGGTCGAGGAGCTGGCGGACGCCGCCAACCTCAGCCCGCGCCAGTTCAGCCGTCTGTTCCGCCAGGAGACCGGGCAGACCCCCGCCAAGGCGGTGGAGCATCTGCGGCTGGAGGCGGCGCGGGTGATGATGGAGGAGGGCCGCCATTCGATGGACGTCATCGCCCGTGAAACCGGCTTCGCCGACCGCGAGCGCATGCGCCGCGCCTTCCTGCGCGCCTATGGCCAGCCGCCCCAGGTGATCCGCAGGTCGATGGAAAGCGACCGCGTTCCGGCGCTGGACTGA
- a CDS encoding SDR family oxidoreductase, with protein sequence MSEALKTKRMLVIGGSSGIGLATAMAAAGAGASVTIASRSRDKLDAALGRIGGDARAIPLDTRDPDMVERVFAEEPAWDHVVISAAQTPGGPVRGLSIADARIAMESKFWGAYHVARSAKINQTGSLTLVSGFLSVRPSATSVLQGAINAALEALARGLALELAPIRVNAVSPGLIETPLWSGLPEDKREAMFAGAAQRLPARRVGQPEDIANAVLFLATTPFATGSTVRVDGGGAIA encoded by the coding sequence ATGTCCGAAGCCTTGAAGACCAAGCGCATGCTCGTGATCGGCGGCAGTTCCGGCATCGGTCTGGCGACCGCGATGGCCGCCGCCGGGGCCGGCGCCTCCGTCACCATCGCGTCACGGTCACGGGACAAGCTGGATGCGGCGCTGGGCCGGATCGGCGGTGATGCCCGTGCCATCCCGCTCGACACCCGCGACCCGGATATGGTCGAACGCGTCTTCGCCGAAGAGCCGGCCTGGGACCATGTCGTCATCTCGGCGGCGCAGACGCCGGGCGGCCCGGTCCGGGGCCTGTCCATCGCCGACGCCCGGATCGCGATGGAAAGCAAGTTCTGGGGCGCCTATCACGTCGCCCGCTCCGCCAAGATCAACCAGACGGGTTCGCTGACCCTCGTGTCGGGCTTCCTCAGCGTCCGGCCCTCCGCCACCTCGGTGCTGCAAGGGGCGATCAACGCGGCGCTGGAGGCGCTGGCGCGCGGCCTGGCCCTCGAACTCGCTCCCATCCGGGTCAACGCGGTGTCGCCCGGCCTGATCGAGACACCGCTCTGGTCCGGCCTTCCCGAGGACAAGCGCGAGGCCATGTTCGCCGGAGCGGCCCAACGCCTGCCCGCCCGCCGGGTCGGCCAGCCCGAGGATATCGCCAACGCCGTGCTGTTCCTGGCCACCACGCCCTTCGCGACCGGATCGACCGTCCGCGTGGATGGCGGCGGCGCCATCGCGTGA
- a CDS encoding hydantoinase B/oxoprolinase family protein: protein MKFDRMKLQVLANHARSAAENMAHTLQRTAHSAFVKETEDFTVMLLNRRGETFGVPMELGATWYPGLTYGRAIAMIEDYRPGDVAFTNDPYSGFVATHAPDTHLWKPVFFEGEIIAWTGGHIHNTDMGGAVPASLSRALTEIHQEGIRFPPMKLVREGVFDEQILRIMTANVRKPDLNIGDIKALVGALNTGERKILAMVGKFGKTTFLDGVEALLDHAEAQARDILRAMPDGRWEFADYADEDSVTANPCRLKLTLTIRGDEAILDFTGSDPQLASSLNVPSGGDPRHTILLVGVYYVLYTLNPKILLNTGLTRPFTCITPEGTVLNPVFPAAVGMRSLTCARLRSVIFGAFSQAVPERLPAAPAGNNCIVNVMTTDERTGGRIIAAVNPVVGGGGGMPHRDGTNGSGADAAYLRNTPIEITEMETPVEFVRYGLARDSGGAGRWRGGLATHMAFRVFAPDTRITARNRDRGFFRPWGVLGGRAAGLSDMVVNPGTPGEKRLGNIDTAVLQPGDVLDIRSAGGGGRGDPFTREAWRVAQDVARGYVSAEAAEREYGVVIRDGALDMAATDRLRATRPAPTGHFHYGPEREGYERQWTPDAYEALTRILAGLPIHWRFFAKTEIFSRMAGRAGAEGVKAALAEVHARFPEMPRPPAAVREAAE, encoded by the coding sequence ATGAAGTTCGACCGTATGAAGCTTCAGGTCCTGGCGAACCACGCGCGCTCGGCGGCCGAGAACATGGCCCACACGCTTCAGCGCACCGCCCATTCCGCCTTCGTCAAGGAGACGGAGGATTTCACCGTCATGCTGCTGAACCGCCGGGGCGAGACCTTCGGCGTGCCGATGGAGCTGGGGGCGACCTGGTATCCAGGCCTGACCTATGGCCGGGCCATCGCCATGATCGAGGATTACCGGCCCGGCGACGTCGCCTTCACCAACGATCCCTATTCCGGCTTCGTCGCCACCCACGCCCCCGACACCCATCTGTGGAAGCCGGTCTTCTTCGAAGGCGAGATCATCGCCTGGACCGGCGGGCACATCCACAACACCGACATGGGGGGGGCGGTCCCGGCCTCGCTGTCGCGGGCGCTGACCGAAATCCATCAGGAGGGCATCCGCTTCCCGCCGATGAAGCTGGTCCGCGAGGGGGTGTTCGACGAGCAGATCCTGCGGATCATGACCGCCAACGTCCGCAAGCCCGACCTGAACATCGGCGACATCAAGGCGCTGGTCGGCGCGCTGAACACCGGCGAGCGCAAGATCCTCGCCATGGTCGGGAAGTTCGGCAAGACCACCTTCCTTGACGGCGTCGAGGCGCTGCTCGACCATGCCGAGGCGCAGGCGCGCGACATCCTGCGGGCGATGCCCGACGGGCGCTGGGAGTTCGCCGACTACGCCGACGAGGATTCGGTCACCGCCAACCCCTGCCGCCTGAAGCTGACCCTGACGATCCGGGGCGACGAGGCGATCCTCGACTTCACCGGGTCGGACCCACAACTCGCCTCCTCGCTCAACGTGCCGTCGGGCGGCGATCCCCGCCATACCATCCTTCTGGTCGGGGTCTATTACGTCCTCTACACCCTCAACCCGAAGATCCTGCTCAACACCGGCCTGACCCGGCCCTTCACCTGTATCACGCCCGAGGGGACCGTGCTGAATCCGGTGTTTCCGGCGGCGGTGGGGATGCGGTCGCTGACCTGCGCGCGGTTGCGTTCGGTGATCTTCGGCGCCTTTTCCCAGGCGGTGCCGGAGCGGCTTCCGGCGGCCCCGGCCGGCAACAACTGCATCGTCAACGTGATGACCACCGACGAACGGACGGGCGGCCGGATCATCGCCGCCGTCAACCCGGTGGTCGGCGGCGGTGGCGGCATGCCCCACCGCGACGGCACCAACGGATCGGGAGCCGACGCCGCCTACCTCCGGAACACGCCGATCGAGATCACCGAGATGGAAACCCCGGTGGAGTTCGTCCGCTATGGTCTGGCGCGGGACAGCGGCGGGGCCGGGCGCTGGCGCGGCGGGCTCGCCACCCACATGGCCTTCCGCGTCTTCGCCCCCGACACCCGCATCACGGCGCGCAACCGCGACCGCGGCTTCTTCCGCCCCTGGGGCGTGCTGGGCGGCCGGGCGGCGGGGCTGTCCGACATGGTGGTCAATCCCGGCACGCCGGGCGAAAAGCGGCTGGGCAACATCGACACCGCGGTGCTGCAACCGGGTGACGTGCTGGACATCCGTTCGGCCGGCGGCGGCGGACGGGGCGATCCGTTTACGCGCGAGGCGTGGCGCGTGGCCCAGGACGTGGCGCGCGGCTATGTCTCCGCCGAGGCGGCGGAGCGGGAGTATGGCGTCGTCATCCGCGACGGCGCGCTGGACATGGCGGCGACGGACCGGCTCCGCGCCACCCGGCCGGCACCAACCGGACATTTCCATTACGGTCCCGAGCGCGAGGGCTATGAGCGGCAATGGACGCCGGACGCCTATGAGGCGTTGACGCGGATCCTCGCCGGCCTGCCGATCCATTGGCGCTTCTTCGCCAAGACGGAGATCTTCAGCCGCATGGCCGGCCGCGCCGGGGCCGAGGGGGTGAAGGCGGCGCTGGCCGAGGTCCATGCCCGCTTCCCCGAGATGCCACGCCCGCCGGCCGCTGTTCGGGAGGCGGCGGAATGA
- a CDS encoding putative quinol monooxygenase, with translation MTIPPSDQVQLVAYLVAKPGQEQALTDAITGIVPAVLTEPGCLAYSAHVSREHPGTIVMYEVWQDQAALDAHAKGASFTGLAAQFDTLLGEPLRIDLLRRIA, from the coding sequence ATGACCATTCCCCCCAGCGATCAGGTCCAACTCGTCGCCTATCTCGTCGCCAAGCCCGGCCAGGAACAGGCCCTGACCGACGCGATCACCGGCATCGTCCCGGCAGTGCTGACGGAACCGGGCTGCCTCGCCTATTCCGCCCATGTCAGCCGTGAACATCCCGGCACCATCGTGATGTACGAGGTCTGGCAGGATCAGGCCGCCCTCGATGCCCATGCCAAGGGAGCGTCCTTCACCGGCCTCGCCGCGCAGTTCGACACGCTGCTGGGCGAACCGCTGCGGATCGACCTGCTGCGCCGCATCGCCTGA
- a CDS encoding LysR family transcriptional regulator gives MLDDIDELRTFVRIVAAGSLSAAGREMNLALSVVSKRLASLERRTDTRLVARSTRRLALTEEGRRLHAHAQRILAEIAEAEEALSHGRVEPRGVLRVGAPAALGRIHVGPVCRALVEAYPGISVDLCLTDRMVDLIDEGMDVVVRIGVPRDSTLVMRRLADNHRVVVGAPAYLERRGHPVAPRDLERHDCIQYRGAGGRWRLLGPGGMVEVDTASRLRSDNGDVAQDWALAGCGLILKSWIDVQDDLAAGRLMRVLPDWHGDPAPVCALFPSQRQLPTRVRLFLDAMAQRLNRTGVPGDAPIRKAIASLAICPLATDT, from the coding sequence ATGCTGGATGACATCGACGAGCTTCGCACCTTTGTGCGCATCGTCGCCGCAGGCAGCCTGTCCGCGGCCGGGCGGGAGATGAATCTGGCGCTCAGTGTCGTCAGCAAGCGGCTTGCATCGCTCGAGCGGCGGACCGATACCCGGCTGGTCGCCCGCAGCACCCGCCGTCTCGCCTTGACGGAAGAGGGACGGCGGCTCCATGCGCATGCCCAACGCATCCTTGCCGAGATCGCCGAAGCCGAGGAGGCGCTGAGCCATGGACGTGTCGAACCTCGGGGCGTGTTGCGGGTCGGGGCGCCGGCGGCCCTGGGACGGATCCATGTCGGGCCCGTCTGCCGCGCGCTTGTCGAGGCTTATCCCGGTATCTCGGTCGATCTGTGCCTGACCGACCGCATGGTCGACCTGATCGACGAGGGGATGGACGTGGTCGTCCGGATCGGCGTGCCACGGGATTCGACGCTGGTGATGCGGCGGTTGGCCGACAATCACCGTGTCGTGGTCGGCGCCCCCGCCTATCTCGAGCGCCGCGGGCACCCCGTCGCGCCGCGGGATCTGGAACGTCACGACTGCATCCAGTATCGCGGGGCCGGCGGTCGCTGGCGCCTGCTTGGCCCTGGTGGCATGGTCGAGGTCGACACCGCCTCCAGGCTGCGGAGCGACAATGGCGATGTTGCCCAGGACTGGGCATTGGCCGGTTGCGGCCTGATCTTGAAGTCGTGGATCGACGTGCAGGACGATCTTGCCGCCGGTCGCCTGATGCGGGTGTTGCCGGACTGGCATGGCGATCCGGCGCCGGTCTGCGCGCTCTTCCCCTCCCAACGCCAGTTGCCGACGCGGGTGCGGCTGTTTCTGGACGCCATGGCGCAGCGGCTGAACCGGACGGGCGTTCCGGGTGACGCGCCCATCCGCAAGGCGATCGCTTCCCTGGCGATCTGTCCTCTGGCGACCGATACCTGA
- a CDS encoding NAD(P)/FAD-dependent oxidoreductase: protein MTEVGGARVVIVGAGPAGIRAAETLVAAGRRPTVIDEGARAGGQIYRRPPDGFTRPPGLLYGSQAGKAVALHGLFDGLVAAGRVTHLPRHSVVALADGVLHALGDAGSRRIAYDRLILATGATDRLAPVPGWQAPGVYGLGAMQIALKAQGGAMGRRIALAGSGPLLTLLATQLLKAGAGVAAVLDTAGLGGQIAAFPDLAVRPGFALQGLAMRARLGRLYHAGVKLERIEASDTGVTALRWTDAGGRARRTPCDVVGLGWHLRAETQLADLAGCRFAYDPTWAQWLPCADRMGRAGNGVYLAGDGLRLLGADGAEVAGRLAAAACLSDLGLPAPDSAPDLKRLDRLERFARGIARAFPWPTQQVRALPDDTILCRCEGITAGAVRETAVYGGAEANRVKSLGRAGMGRCQGRYCQLAAADLAAAAGGLADAGAAGRLRAQAPVRPVPVGALAGED, encoded by the coding sequence ATGACCGAGGTTGGCGGGGCGCGCGTCGTGATCGTCGGGGCCGGTCCGGCCGGCATCCGCGCGGCGGAGACGCTGGTGGCGGCCGGGCGGCGCCCGACGGTGATCGACGAGGGCGCGCGGGCCGGCGGGCAGATCTACCGCCGCCCGCCCGACGGCTTCACCCGGCCGCCGGGGCTGCTCTACGGGTCGCAGGCGGGCAAGGCGGTGGCGCTGCACGGGTTGTTCGACGGGCTGGTCGCGGCAGGCCGCGTCACCCATCTGCCGCGCCATTCGGTCGTCGCCCTGGCCGATGGCGTGCTGCATGCGCTTGGCGATGCCGGGTCCCGGCGGATCGCCTATGACCGGCTGATCCTGGCGACCGGGGCGACCGACCGTCTGGCCCCGGTGCCGGGCTGGCAGGCACCCGGCGTCTACGGCCTGGGCGCGATGCAGATCGCGCTCAAGGCCCAGGGGGGCGCGATGGGACGGCGGATCGCGCTTGCCGGATCGGGACCGCTGCTGACCTTGCTGGCGACCCAACTGCTCAAGGCGGGAGCGGGGGTCGCGGCGGTTCTCGACACCGCCGGACTTGGTGGGCAGATCGCCGCCTTCCCCGACCTCGCCGTCCGGCCGGGCTTCGCCCTGCAAGGGCTGGCGATGCGGGCGCGGCTGGGGCGGCTCTACCATGCCGGGGTCAAGCTGGAGAGGATCGAGGCGTCGGACACCGGGGTGACCGCGCTCCGCTGGACGGATGCCGGTGGACGGGCGCGGCGGACCCCGTGCGATGTGGTCGGGCTGGGCTGGCATCTGCGGGCGGAAACCCAGCTTGCCGATCTCGCCGGCTGCCGCTTCGCCTATGACCCGACCTGGGCGCAGTGGTTGCCCTGCGCCGACCGCATGGGCCGGGCCGGAAACGGCGTCTATCTGGCCGGCGACGGCCTGCGCCTGCTGGGGGCCGATGGGGCGGAGGTCGCCGGACGGCTCGCCGCCGCGGCCTGCCTGTCCGATCTGGGGTTGCCGGCGCCGGACAGCGCGCCCGATCTGAAACGGCTCGATCGGCTGGAGCGCTTCGCGCGCGGCATCGCGCGGGCCTTTCCCTGGCCTACGCAGCAGGTGCGGGCCCTGCCCGACGACACCATCCTGTGCCGCTGCGAGGGGATCACCGCCGGGGCGGTGCGCGAAACGGCGGTCTATGGCGGGGCGGAGGCCAATCGGGTGAAGTCGCTGGGGCGCGCCGGGATGGGGCGTTGCCAGGGCCGCTATTGCCAGCTTGCGGCGGCCGACCTCGCCGCCGCCGCCGGCGGGCTGGCGGACGCCGGTGCGGCCGGGCGTCTGCGGGCGCAGGCGCCGGTTCGGCCGGTGCCGGTCGGCGCGTTGGCCGGGGAGGACTGA
- a CDS encoding MFS transporter, whose product MAFPHAHSKAPLYWLALGSFAVGTESFMIAAILPDIAADLSVSEQAAGQLVSVFALTYAASSPVLTALTGAVSRRLLLIVTMLAFVAANIVAAVAGSYGGLMAARVLLAMAAGLFVPNANALAGVLVPPSERGRALSIVTSGLSLAIVFGVPLGAIVGDTLGWRMTFVGVALLSVVAVAGLLVGLPRAIGSNVPVVGLGARLAALRNPAVRRPLAVTTLWAMGPFTVYPYLAPYLQRVAGLEGAAVGFALFAWGLSAFIGLAVGGRLTDRLGGARIVALTLPLIVLALASLSLTAELLPPALALAPAFAGIIAWGFGAWAFYPGQQARLIGITGPQHAPIILSVNASFHYFGFSVGAALGSLVLSLASVRELGWIGALCVTLACVLEFAPARERRLASAPAE is encoded by the coding sequence ATGGCTTTCCCCCATGCTCATTCAAAAGCGCCACTCTATTGGCTGGCGCTCGGGTCCTTCGCCGTCGGGACCGAGAGCTTCATGATCGCGGCGATCCTGCCGGACATCGCCGCCGACCTCTCGGTCAGCGAACAGGCGGCGGGCCAGCTGGTGTCGGTCTTCGCCCTGACCTATGCCGCCAGCTCGCCGGTGCTGACCGCCCTGACCGGTGCCGTCAGCCGCCGCCTGCTGCTGATCGTCACCATGCTGGCCTTCGTCGCCGCCAACATCGTGGCCGCCGTCGCCGGCAGCTATGGCGGGCTGATGGCCGCCCGCGTGCTGCTCGCCATGGCGGCCGGGCTGTTCGTTCCCAACGCCAACGCGCTGGCCGGGGTGCTGGTGCCGCCGTCGGAACGCGGACGCGCCCTGTCGATCGTCACCAGCGGCCTCAGCCTCGCCATCGTCTTCGGCGTGCCGCTGGGCGCCATCGTCGGCGACACGCTGGGCTGGCGCATGACCTTCGTCGGCGTCGCCCTTCTCTCGGTGGTCGCGGTTGCCGGCCTGCTGGTCGGTCTGCCGCGGGCCATCGGCTCCAATGTTCCGGTGGTCGGGCTGGGGGCGCGGCTGGCGGCCTTGCGGAACCCGGCGGTGCGCCGGCCGCTGGCCGTCACCACGCTGTGGGCGATGGGTCCCTTCACCGTCTATCCCTATCTCGCCCCCTATCTCCAGCGGGTGGCCGGGCTGGAAGGGGCGGCGGTCGGCTTCGCCCTGTTCGCCTGGGGGCTGTCGGCCTTCATCGGACTGGCGGTGGGCGGACGGCTGACCGACCGGCTGGGCGGTGCCCGCATCGTGGCGCTGACCCTGCCGCTGATCGTGCTGGCGCTGGCCAGCCTGTCGCTGACGGCGGAGCTGCTGCCGCCCGCCCTGGCGCTGGCTCCCGCCTTCGCCGGCATCATCGCCTGGGGATTCGGCGCCTGGGCCTTCTATCCCGGCCAGCAGGCCCGCCTGATCGGCATCACCGGGCCGCAGCACGCGCCGATCATCCTGTCGGTCAACGCCTCCTTTCATTATTTCGGTTTCTCGGTGGGGGCGGCGCTGGGCTCGCTGGTGCTGAGCCTCGCCAGCGTGCGGGAGCTGGGCTGGATCGGCGCGCTGTGCGTGACCCTGGCCTGCGTTCTGGAATTCGCCCCGGCCCGCGAACGGCGGTTGGCCAGCGCCCCGGCGGAATGA
- a CDS encoding helix-turn-helix domain-containing protein, producing the protein MDWAASEVSPPLPVPPFPAFVGRGPEGGDRLEAAADWLLRVASDMLAPDRRSVEDCLSLALARLQRADGDRSGVDQASDEGGGKVTPARIGLAAWQVKRVSAYVDAHLAGSIRNQDLAAVAKLSRGYFCQAFKDSFGCPPHAYIVRRRVERAKELLETTNTPLSQIALDCGFSDQSHFSRIFRRIAGEAPRLWRHRNRIDGHDGDVIASPTG; encoded by the coding sequence ATGGACTGGGCGGCTTCGGAGGTATCGCCTCCTCTCCCGGTGCCGCCGTTCCCGGCCTTCGTCGGGCGGGGGCCGGAGGGGGGCGACCGGCTTGAGGCGGCGGCCGACTGGCTGCTGCGGGTGGCGAGCGACATGCTGGCGCCGGACCGGCGGTCGGTGGAGGATTGCCTGTCGCTGGCCCTGGCCCGGCTGCAACGGGCCGATGGCGACCGGAGTGGGGTCGATCAGGCATCCGACGAGGGCGGCGGCAAGGTCACGCCGGCAAGGATCGGGCTTGCCGCGTGGCAGGTGAAGCGGGTGTCGGCCTATGTCGACGCCCATCTCGCCGGTTCCATCCGGAACCAGGATCTGGCGGCGGTGGCGAAGCTCAGCCGCGGCTATTTCTGTCAGGCATTCAAGGACAGCTTCGGATGCCCGCCGCACGCCTACATCGTACGCAGGCGGGTGGAACGGGCGAAGGAATTGCTGGAAACGACGAACACGCCGCTGTCGCAGATCGCGCTGGATTGCGGTTTCTCCGACCAGTCGCACTTCTCACGCATCTTCCGCCGCATCGCCGGGGAGGCGCCCCGTCTGTGGCGGCACAGGAACCGGATCGACGGGCATGACGGTGACGTCATCGCGTCACCAACCGGCTGA
- a CDS encoding TetR/AcrR family transcriptional regulator has product MRVSKEQAAENRRRVVEVASALFRERGFNGIGVADLMKEAGLTHGGFYGQFASKEDLAAEACAHAMETMSARWSQAAETAGEDALPAMLDSYLSPRHRDHSAAGCPVAALGTDVARQGGAARGAFTRGLRPFLDSLSRLVPGRSAEAKRKAALATFSGMVGALILARAVDDPALSEEILAAARASLGKPDSGGALTAVGPDSGGN; this is encoded by the coding sequence ATGCGGGTGAGCAAGGAGCAGGCGGCGGAGAACCGACGCCGGGTCGTCGAGGTGGCGAGCGCCCTGTTCCGTGAACGCGGTTTCAACGGCATCGGCGTCGCCGACCTGATGAAGGAGGCCGGACTGACCCATGGCGGCTTCTACGGCCAGTTCGCCTCCAAGGAGGATCTGGCCGCCGAGGCCTGTGCCCATGCCATGGAAACGATGTCGGCGCGCTGGAGCCAAGCGGCGGAAACGGCCGGCGAGGATGCGCTGCCGGCGATGCTTGACAGCTATCTGTCGCCGCGCCACCGCGACCACAGCGCCGCCGGCTGTCCCGTCGCGGCGCTGGGAACCGATGTGGCCAGACAGGGCGGTGCCGCGCGCGGCGCCTTCACCCGCGGGCTGCGTCCTTTCCTCGACAGTCTGAGCCGGCTGGTGCCGGGCCGGTCGGCCGAGGCGAAGCGCAAGGCCGCGCTCGCCACATTCTCGGGCATGGTCGGCGCGCTCATCCTTGCGCGTGCCGTCGATGACCCCGCCCTGTCGGAGGAGATCCTGGCGGCGGCACGCGCGAGCTTGGGCAAGCCTGACAGCGGTGGGGCCTTGACAGCGGTGGGGCCTGATAGCGGCGGGAATTGA
- a CDS encoding SDR family oxidoreductase, translating to MQLTGNTIFITGATSGIGRGLAEAFHKLGNQVIIAGRRKALLDEVTAANPGMRAIELDIADPASIQAAADRLVAGNPALNVLINNAGIMPFDDASGVIDDAQAQSIITTNLLGPIRMTSALIEHLKAQPRSVIINNTSVLAYTPLANTAVYSASKAALHSYTLSQRFMLRNSSVTVQEIAPPWVNTDLIKKGDDPRAMPLDAFIEQTMAALATDAEEAIVESARPMRDNAGPNEHALVMGFNSYIAENPIPV from the coding sequence ATGCAACTCACCGGCAACACCATCTTCATCACGGGGGCCACCTCGGGCATCGGCCGCGGGTTGGCCGAAGCGTTCCACAAGCTGGGCAATCAGGTCATCATCGCCGGCCGGCGCAAGGCCTTGCTGGACGAGGTGACCGCCGCCAACCCCGGCATGCGGGCCATCGAGCTGGACATCGCCGACCCGGCCAGCATCCAGGCCGCCGCCGACCGGCTGGTCGCCGGGAACCCGGCGTTGAACGTCCTGATCAACAACGCCGGCATCATGCCGTTCGACGACGCGTCCGGTGTCATCGACGACGCGCAGGCCCAGTCGATCATCACCACCAACCTGCTCGGCCCCATCCGCATGACCTCGGCGCTGATCGAGCATCTGAAGGCGCAGCCGCGCTCGGTGATCATCAACAACACCTCGGTGCTCGCCTATACGCCGCTGGCCAACACCGCGGTCTATTCGGCCAGCAAGGCGGCCCTGCACAGCTACACGCTGTCCCAGCGCTTCATGCTGCGCAACAGCAGCGTCACCGTGCAGGAGATCGCGCCGCCCTGGGTCAACACCGACCTGATCAAGAAGGGCGACGATCCCCGCGCCATGCCGCTGGACGCCTTCATCGAGCAGACGATGGCGGCGCTCGCCACCGACGCGGAGGAGGCCATCGTCGAAAGCGCCCGCCCGATGCGCGACAATGCCGGCCCGAACGAGCATGCCCTGGTGATGGGCTTCAACAGCTACATCGCCGAGAACCCGATTCCGGTCTGA
- a CDS encoding (2Fe-2S)-binding protein: protein MSGDSSAGGRLVRLAETGRPPVRFLLDGVERVALSGDTVLTAILTNGPALRQAEFGPERRAGFCLMGACQDCWVWQEQGARIRACTTPVAEGMRLLTGDREDWP from the coding sequence ATGAGCGGTGACTCATCGGCCGGCGGCCGGCTGGTCCGGCTGGCCGAGACGGGACGGCCCCCGGTCCGTTTCCTGCTGGATGGGGTGGAGCGTGTGGCGCTGTCGGGCGATACGGTGCTGACGGCGATCCTGACCAATGGTCCGGCGCTGCGTCAGGCGGAATTCGGGCCGGAGCGGCGCGCCGGCTTCTGCCTGATGGGAGCCTGTCAGGATTGCTGGGTATGGCAGGAACAGGGCGCCCGCATCCGCGCCTGCACCACCCCGGTGGCCGAAGGCATGCGGCTGCTGACCGGCGATCGGGAGGATTGGCCATGA